A part of Agromyces protaetiae genomic DNA contains:
- a CDS encoding extracellular solute-binding protein, translating into MRKLGIVALGAVAALSLAGCATGGTDAPAADENATIRVWLVGTDTPDEARELLVSTFEEEHPGSKLVIEEQSWDGLVDKLTTSLSGSDSPDVVEVGNTQASAFTSAGAFLDLTDKFDELHGDDLLPGFVEAGSYDGKFYAAPLYSGARLVFYKKDALAGAGLSVPTTLDEYIANGEALATANPGKSGIWWPGQDWYNALPFIWENGGEVAVPKDGKWDAQLSSADSVAGLKQVQEVMTKASLAPKDANESNPQVGFCDGTTLQLSAPSWVKWSILAPADAEAPGCPDQEENLGVYALPGKSGGAAQVFAGGSNIGVSAKSAHPDLAVDALKIILGDEFQTIYGKGGLVPARVSLGSTLGEDDVAKAIAAAAGNAKLTPASPKWADVEAAGVLQDLFVQIAQGGDVQALAEAADEKIEDILNG; encoded by the coding sequence ATGCGGAAACTCGGCATCGTTGCGCTCGGCGCCGTCGCTGCTCTTTCCCTCGCTGGTTGTGCGACGGGCGGCACCGACGCCCCTGCCGCCGACGAGAACGCGACGATCCGCGTCTGGCTCGTCGGCACCGACACGCCCGACGAGGCGCGCGAGCTGCTCGTCTCGACGTTCGAAGAAGAGCACCCGGGCTCGAAGCTGGTCATCGAGGAGCAGTCGTGGGACGGCCTCGTCGACAAGCTGACCACGAGCCTCTCCGGCTCGGACAGCCCCGACGTCGTCGAGGTCGGCAACACGCAGGCTTCGGCGTTCACGTCGGCCGGCGCGTTCCTCGACCTCACCGACAAGTTCGACGAGCTCCACGGCGACGACCTGCTCCCCGGCTTCGTCGAGGCGGGTTCGTACGACGGCAAGTTCTACGCGGCTCCGCTCTACTCGGGCGCTCGCCTCGTGTTCTACAAGAAGGACGCCCTCGCGGGCGCCGGCCTCTCGGTCCCCACCACGCTCGACGAGTACATCGCCAACGGCGAGGCGCTCGCGACGGCCAACCCCGGCAAGTCGGGCATCTGGTGGCCCGGCCAGGACTGGTACAACGCGCTCCCCTTCATCTGGGAGAACGGCGGCGAGGTCGCGGTTCCCAAGGACGGCAAGTGGGACGCTCAGCTGAGCTCGGCCGACTCGGTCGCCGGCCTCAAGCAGGTCCAGGAAGTCATGACCAAGGCCTCGCTCGCGCCGAAGGACGCGAACGAGAGCAACCCGCAGGTCGGCTTCTGCGACGGCACGACGCTGCAGCTCTCGGCTCCGAGCTGGGTCAAGTGGTCGATCCTCGCTCCGGCCGACGCCGAGGCTCCCGGCTGCCCCGACCAGGAAGAGAACCTCGGCGTCTACGCCCTCCCCGGCAAGTCGGGTGGCGCGGCGCAGGTCTTCGCCGGCGGCTCGAACATCGGCGTCTCGGCCAAGTCGGCTCACCCCGACCTCGCCGTCGACGCGCTGAAGATCATCCTCGGTGACGAGTTCCAGACGATCTACGGCAAGGGCGGCCTCGTCCCGGCCCGTGTCTCGCTCGGCTCGACCCTCGGTGAGGACGACGTGGCCAAGGCCATCGCCGCCGCTGCCGGCAACGCCAAGCTCACCCCGGCTTCGCCCAAGTGGGCCGACGTCGAGGCGGCCGGTGTTCTCCAGGACCTCTTCGTGCAGATCGCTCAGGGCGGCGACGTCCAGGCGCTCGCCGAGGCGGCCGACGAGAAGATCGAGGACATCCTCAACGGCTGA
- a CDS encoding sensor histidine kinase: MTDSAIATPGRTGRIARRAIILAVLVAISLTMEISGFIATPAAEREEVSYTTIHAIVPIVFAVCAAVAWAIGPTPLPARLMAAIVVLWIPQPIYAVIGDIGWLWPIVRGIDLWWAVAAGILVLVYPRGWLADRADRIFVRIAYVATFVNLVAVLLLAGPGENTCDCVANPYRIADLPWLFDLIDNLYRFVGVTLLLIFAVRLLVRWVRGSVPARAVAFTMPVAILAWALAAAAETLSYAADTTSDLVIRTVSLLGIASIPVSFVAGISHTRALRARVADLMKITREGADRAVWAASLAETLRDDSVSVYWWDDERGRYYDAAGEPVDAGHADPRGSHSMLPVTAPSGAPIALIRHDRVLTDNMRLLDGVSSALRLSVDNGRLRSEVERTLEHVRQSRQRILEAGIEARRRIERNLHDGAQQRFVALGMHLRLAADRAAALGDADLAAELEGAIVQLSAGLKELRELAHGIHPSLLSQGGLALAVPELAGRCPVPVEVDVQAEGRLPEIVESTSYFVIAELLANIAKHSGATRAWVRAHVDDGRFEFSVRDNGSGGVSLEGGSGMVGLVDRVDAVDGTIELESPPGAGTTVVVRVPITASEREQQHV; this comes from the coding sequence GTGACCGACTCCGCGATCGCCACGCCCGGCCGGACCGGCCGGATCGCACGGCGCGCGATCATCCTCGCCGTCCTGGTCGCGATCAGCCTCACGATGGAGATCTCGGGGTTCATCGCGACGCCCGCCGCCGAGCGCGAAGAGGTGTCGTACACGACGATCCACGCGATCGTGCCCATCGTGTTCGCCGTGTGCGCGGCCGTCGCGTGGGCGATCGGGCCGACGCCGCTGCCGGCGCGGCTCATGGCCGCGATCGTCGTGCTGTGGATCCCGCAGCCGATCTACGCCGTCATCGGCGATATCGGATGGCTCTGGCCCATCGTGCGCGGCATCGACCTCTGGTGGGCAGTCGCCGCAGGCATCCTCGTGCTCGTCTACCCGCGCGGGTGGCTCGCCGACCGGGCCGACCGCATCTTCGTCCGGATCGCCTACGTCGCGACGTTCGTGAACCTCGTCGCCGTGCTGCTCCTCGCCGGACCCGGAGAGAACACGTGCGACTGCGTCGCGAACCCCTACCGGATCGCCGACCTGCCGTGGCTGTTCGACCTCATCGACAATCTCTACCGGTTCGTGGGCGTGACCCTGCTCCTGATCTTCGCGGTCCGGCTGCTCGTGCGGTGGGTGCGGGGGAGCGTGCCCGCCCGTGCCGTCGCGTTCACGATGCCCGTGGCGATCCTCGCGTGGGCGCTCGCCGCCGCCGCCGAGACCCTGAGCTACGCGGCCGACACGACGAGCGACCTCGTCATCCGCACGGTCTCCCTCCTCGGCATCGCATCGATCCCCGTCAGCTTCGTCGCGGGCATCTCGCACACCCGCGCGCTCCGCGCCCGCGTCGCCGACCTCATGAAGATCACGCGTGAGGGCGCCGACCGGGCGGTGTGGGCGGCCTCGCTCGCCGAGACCCTCCGCGACGACTCCGTGAGCGTCTACTGGTGGGACGACGAGCGCGGCCGGTACTACGACGCGGCGGGCGAGCCCGTCGACGCGGGCCACGCAGACCCGCGCGGCAGCCACAGCATGCTGCCCGTCACAGCGCCGTCGGGGGCGCCCATCGCACTCATCCGCCACGACCGCGTGCTGACCGACAACATGCGCCTCCTCGACGGCGTCTCGAGCGCCCTCCGGCTCTCGGTGGACAACGGGCGGCTCCGCTCAGAGGTCGAACGGACGCTCGAGCACGTCCGCCAGTCGCGCCAGCGCATCCTCGAGGCGGGCATCGAGGCGCGCCGCCGCATCGAGCGGAACCTCCACGACGGCGCGCAGCAGCGGTTCGTCGCGCTCGGGATGCATCTGCGGCTCGCCGCCGACCGGGCCGCCGCCCTCGGCGACGCCGACCTCGCGGCCGAGCTCGAGGGCGCGATCGTGCAACTCTCGGCGGGCCTCAAAGAGCTCCGCGAGCTCGCCCACGGCATCCACCCGAGCCTGCTCTCGCAGGGCGGGCTCGCGCTCGCCGTCCCCGAGCTCGCGGGTCGCTGCCCCGTGCCGGTCGAGGTCGACGTGCAGGCCGAAGGGCGCCTGCCCGAGATCGTCGAGTCGACGTCGTACTTCGTGATCGCCGAACTCCTCGCGAACATCGCCAAGCACTCGGGCGCGACGCGGGCGTGGGTGCGCGCGCACGTCGACGACGGGCGGTTCGAGTTCAGCGTGCGCGACAACGGGTCGGGCGGGGTGTCGCTCGAGGGCGGGTCGGGCATGGTCGGCCTCGTCGACCGCGTCGACGCCGTCGACGGCACGATCGAGCTCGAGAGTCCGCCGGGCGCGGGCACGACCGTGGTCGTTCGGGTGCCGATCACGGCGTCCGAGCGCGAGCAGCAGCACGTGTGA
- a CDS encoding carbohydrate ABC transporter permease — translation MTTVDSGRETAPSAFDGERLVAPEPRTPKRPKFSRRAGGFTPYALLIPASALLLVIVGWPLLQLIITSFQQFGREQVFGKPPAWVWFDNYVGVLTDPAFYAVLLRTVVFAAFCVVITMVLGTLVALMMNRLNKFFRLFLSIGLLLAWAMPALTATIVWGWMFDTSYGVVNAVLTNVFGLDFARHQWLIDPLSFFFVAGIIIVWGAVPFVAFTIYAGLTQVPDEVLEAAQLDGAGSFARFRLIVFPYLKPIFLITTILQVIWDMKVFTQIFALQDIGGVREKTNTLGVYIYQVSIAGGNFGVGGAIAVIFTLILMTISLYYVRQVVKEEEL, via the coding sequence ATGACCACGGTCGACAGCGGCAGGGAGACTGCTCCCAGTGCCTTCGACGGTGAGCGCCTCGTCGCTCCCGAGCCGCGCACACCCAAGCGCCCCAAGTTCTCCCGCCGAGCCGGCGGGTTCACCCCCTACGCGCTGCTCATCCCGGCAAGCGCACTGCTGCTCGTCATCGTCGGCTGGCCGCTCCTCCAGCTCATCATCACCTCGTTCCAGCAATTCGGTCGCGAGCAGGTCTTCGGCAAGCCTCCGGCCTGGGTCTGGTTCGACAACTACGTCGGCGTCCTCACCGACCCCGCGTTCTACGCGGTGCTCCTTCGTACCGTCGTCTTCGCGGCATTCTGCGTCGTCATCACGATGGTGCTCGGCACCCTCGTCGCCCTGATGATGAACCGACTCAACAAGTTCTTCCGCCTGTTCCTCTCGATCGGTCTCCTCCTCGCGTGGGCCATGCCCGCCCTCACGGCGACCATCGTGTGGGGCTGGATGTTCGACACGAGCTACGGCGTCGTCAACGCCGTCCTCACCAACGTGTTCGGCCTCGACTTCGCGCGCCATCAGTGGCTCATCGACCCCCTGAGCTTCTTCTTCGTCGCGGGCATCATCATCGTCTGGGGCGCCGTGCCGTTCGTGGCCTTCACGATCTACGCCGGGCTCACGCAGGTCCCCGACGAAGTGCTCGAGGCCGCGCAGCTCGATGGCGCGGGCAGCTTCGCCCGGTTCCGGCTCATCGTCTTCCCGTACCTCAAGCCGATCTTCCTCATCACGACGATCCTCCAGGTGATCTGGGACATGAAGGTCTTCACCCAGATCTTCGCCCTGCAAGACATCGGCGGCGTCCGCGAGAAGACCAACACGCTCGGCGTGTACATCTACCAGGTCTCGATCGCCGGCGGAAACTTCGGGGTGGGCGGCGCCATCGCGGTGATCTTCACCCTCATCCTCATGACCATCTCGCTCTACTACGTCCGCCAGGTCGTGAAGGAGGAAGAGCTGTGA
- a CDS encoding NADP-dependent isocitrate dehydrogenase has product MSKIKVEGTVVELDGDEMTRIIWQAIKDQLIHPYLDVNLEYYDLSIQKRDETDDQITIDAANAIKKHGVGVKCATITPDEARVEEFGLKKMWKSPNGTIRNILGGVIFREPIIISNIPRLVPGWNKPIVVGRHAFGDQYRATDFRFEGEGTLTMTFTPKDGSEPQSFEVFQAPGAGVAMGMYNLDESIRDFARASLNYGLNRNYPVYLSTKNTILKAYDGRFKDLFQEVFDTEFKAQFDAAGLTYEHRLIDDMVASSLKWEGGYVWACKNYDGDVQSDTVAQGFGSLGLMTSVLATPDGKVVEAEAAHGTVTRHYRQWQQGKPTSTNPIASIYAWTRGLAHRGKLDGNQELIDFADTLEDVVIKTVEGGAMTKDLALLVGPEQSYLTTEEFLDAIDANLKARLA; this is encoded by the coding sequence TTGTCCAAGATCAAGGTCGAAGGCACGGTCGTCGAGCTCGACGGCGACGAGATGACGCGCATCATCTGGCAGGCCATCAAGGATCAGCTCATCCACCCGTACCTCGACGTCAACCTCGAGTACTACGACCTCTCGATCCAGAAGCGCGACGAGACCGACGACCAGATCACGATCGACGCCGCCAACGCCATCAAGAAGCACGGCGTCGGCGTCAAGTGCGCGACGATCACGCCCGACGAGGCGCGCGTCGAGGAGTTCGGCCTGAAGAAGATGTGGAAGTCGCCGAACGGCACGATCCGCAACATCCTCGGCGGCGTCATCTTCCGCGAGCCCATCATCATTTCGAACATCCCGCGGCTCGTCCCCGGCTGGAACAAGCCGATCGTCGTCGGCCGTCACGCGTTCGGCGACCAGTACCGCGCGACCGACTTCCGCTTCGAGGGCGAGGGCACGCTCACGATGACCTTCACCCCGAAGGACGGCTCGGAGCCGCAGTCGTTCGAGGTCTTCCAGGCCCCGGGCGCCGGCGTCGCGATGGGCATGTACAACCTCGACGAGTCGATCCGCGACTTCGCGCGCGCTTCGCTCAACTACGGCCTCAACCGCAACTACCCCGTCTACCTCTCGACGAAGAACACGATCCTGAAGGCCTACGACGGCCGCTTCAAGGACCTCTTCCAGGAGGTCTTCGACACCGAGTTCAAGGCGCAGTTCGACGCCGCCGGCCTCACCTACGAGCACCGCCTCATCGACGACATGGTCGCCTCCTCGCTCAAGTGGGAGGGCGGCTACGTGTGGGCGTGCAAGAACTACGACGGCGACGTCCAGTCCGACACCGTCGCGCAGGGCTTCGGCTCGCTCGGCCTCATGACGAGCGTCCTCGCGACGCCCGACGGCAAGGTCGTCGAGGCCGAGGCGGCGCACGGCACGGTCACGCGCCACTACCGCCAGTGGCAGCAGGGCAAGCCCACCTCGACGAACCCGATCGCGTCGATCTACGCGTGGACGCGCGGCCTCGCGCACCGCGGCAAGCTCGACGGCAACCAGGAGCTCATCGACTTCGCCGACACCCTCGAAGACGTCGTCATCAAGACGGTCGAGGGCGGCGCGATGACGAAGGACCTCGCGCTCCTCGTCGGTCCCGAGCAGTCCTACCTCACCACTGAGGAGTTCCTCGACGCGATCGACGCGAACCTCAAGGCGCGTCTCGCGTAA
- a CDS encoding response regulator, giving the protein MQETGEAPLRVAVADDALLLREGIQKVLEGGGIEVVAAVGTGVELIEVVKQGGLDAAVLDIRMPPSHTDEGVVALEQLRASGSTIGILLLSMYATPEYAVRVMGAGSGTGYLLKERVSEPQTLVRAVQTVASGGSVVDPEVVEQLVHRTRADDPLARLTDRERSVLELMAQGYSNGGIAQTLFLGLKTVETHVRSILQKLDLEESPEHHRRVLAVLMLLGER; this is encoded by the coding sequence ATGCAGGAGACCGGCGAGGCCCCGCTCCGGGTCGCGGTCGCCGACGACGCGCTCCTGCTCCGCGAAGGCATCCAGAAGGTGCTCGAAGGCGGCGGCATCGAGGTCGTCGCGGCCGTCGGCACGGGCGTCGAACTCATCGAGGTCGTCAAGCAGGGCGGGCTCGACGCGGCGGTCCTCGACATCCGGATGCCCCCGAGCCACACCGACGAAGGCGTCGTCGCGCTCGAACAGCTGCGCGCGTCGGGCTCGACGATCGGCATCCTCCTCCTCTCGATGTACGCGACGCCCGAGTACGCCGTGCGCGTCATGGGGGCCGGCAGCGGCACGGGCTACCTCCTGAAAGAACGCGTCTCCGAACCGCAGACCCTCGTGCGCGCCGTGCAGACGGTCGCATCGGGCGGCTCGGTCGTCGACCCCGAGGTCGTCGAGCAACTCGTCCACCGAACGCGCGCCGACGACCCGCTCGCCCGCCTCACCGACCGCGAGCGCTCCGTGCTCGAACTCATGGCCCAGGGCTACTCGAACGGCGGCATCGCCCAGACCCTCTTCCTCGGCCTCAAGACCGTCGAGACGCACGTGCGGAGCATCCTGCAGAAACTCGACCTCGAGGAGTCGCCCGAACACCACCGCCGGGTGCTCGCGGTGCTCATGCTCCTCGGCGAGCGGTGA
- a CDS encoding MGMT family protein, with product MTPADAERSADRGRGDEFVGGFVEAVLAVVADIPPGRVATYGDVATLLGSRGARAVGQTMARYGADVPWWRVVRAGGRPPAGHAERARAHYEREGTPLLAADNDDGYRIDLAACRWRP from the coding sequence ATGACTCCCGCCGACGCCGAACGCAGCGCCGACCGCGGCCGCGGCGATGAGTTCGTCGGCGGTTTCGTCGAGGCCGTGCTCGCGGTCGTCGCCGACATCCCGCCGGGTCGGGTTGCGACCTACGGCGACGTCGCGACGCTCCTCGGGTCGCGCGGAGCGCGCGCGGTCGGGCAGACGATGGCGCGGTACGGGGCGGATGTCCCGTGGTGGCGTGTCGTCCGCGCGGGCGGCCGGCCGCCTGCGGGCCACGCCGAGCGCGCACGCGCGCACTACGAGCGCGAGGGCACTCCCCTGCTCGCGGCCGACAACGACGACGGATACCGCATCGATCTCGCGGCGTGCCGCTGGCGTCCCTGA
- a CDS encoding GNAT family N-acetyltransferase, which translates to MADLRLEDLSASTIVAANQLSLKPGQEAFIAPVTYSAESSVVNPITAWQRVALLDDRVVGFIHGNFDPENEHDFFRACIWRINVDAEIQGQGVGRFLATALAEEAKRRGFDRITVLWEPGDEGPGEFFHRIGFKDVGETAYGDVIGALEL; encoded by the coding sequence ATGGCTGACCTCCGACTCGAAGACCTGTCCGCGTCCACGATCGTCGCTGCCAACCAGTTGTCGCTCAAGCCCGGCCAAGAGGCGTTCATCGCCCCGGTGACCTATTCGGCCGAGTCGTCGGTCGTGAACCCCATCACCGCGTGGCAGCGCGTCGCCCTGCTCGACGACCGCGTCGTCGGCTTCATCCACGGCAATTTCGACCCCGAGAACGAGCACGACTTCTTCCGCGCGTGCATCTGGCGCATCAATGTCGACGCGGAGATCCAGGGCCAGGGCGTCGGCCGCTTCCTCGCGACCGCCCTCGCCGAAGAGGCCAAGCGCCGCGGCTTCGACCGCATCACGGTGCTGTGGGAGCCGGGCGACGAAGGCCCCGGCGAGTTCTTCCATCGCATCGGCTTCAAAGATGTCGGCGAGACCGCCTACGGCGACGTCATCGGCGCACTCGAACTCTGA
- a CDS encoding ROK family transcriptional regulator produces MSELLTPPYGGIPAHGRTLRPTGKVLPEHARSHNRSVVLQTLYSAGARSRADLARETGLTRVTVSDLVAELIGEGLVIELGQREDARPGKPATLIDVDRAAYQILGLDLSEHDLLRGAVIGLDGAIVARAEVALDGALGDSATELVIDLARRLADLSTAPLLGVGIGTPGVVDPSGVVRSAPNLGWVDEPLRSRAASALGVPVHVANDANVAVLAEHGASEGQDLLLVKIGHGVGAGLIIGDRPVIGSDFAAGEIGHVVVGTDGGPRCACGKHGCLEVWLAVPRLVARLEAAASEGDEASAREAILREAGRRLGIVLAPVVGALNLAEVVLSGPAELLDGAFHSAVVETLRGRTMVEQHRDLRLRMTTHGQDIVLRGAAVMVLSGQLGVS; encoded by the coding sequence GTGTCCGAGCTGCTCACGCCGCCGTACGGCGGCATTCCGGCCCATGGCCGCACGCTTCGCCCGACGGGCAAAGTCCTGCCCGAGCACGCCCGCAGCCACAACCGTTCGGTCGTGCTGCAGACGCTCTACAGCGCGGGCGCACGCAGCCGCGCCGACCTCGCCCGCGAAACAGGCCTCACGCGCGTCACCGTCTCCGACCTCGTCGCCGAGCTCATCGGCGAAGGACTCGTCATCGAGCTCGGCCAACGCGAAGACGCCCGGCCCGGCAAGCCCGCGACGCTCATCGACGTCGACCGTGCGGCGTACCAGATCCTCGGGCTCGACCTCTCCGAGCACGACCTCCTGCGCGGCGCCGTCATCGGCCTCGACGGCGCGATCGTCGCCCGGGCCGAGGTCGCCCTCGACGGCGCCCTCGGCGACAGCGCGACCGAGCTCGTCATCGACCTCGCCCGTCGGCTCGCCGACCTCTCGACCGCGCCCCTTCTCGGCGTCGGCATCGGCACCCCCGGCGTCGTCGACCCCTCGGGCGTCGTGCGCTCCGCGCCGAACCTCGGCTGGGTCGACGAGCCGCTCCGCTCTCGCGCCGCATCCGCTCTCGGCGTCCCCGTGCACGTCGCGAACGACGCCAACGTCGCGGTGCTCGCCGAGCACGGCGCATCCGAAGGCCAAGACCTCCTCCTCGTCAAGATCGGGCACGGCGTCGGCGCCGGCCTCATCATCGGCGACCGTCCCGTCATCGGCAGCGACTTCGCGGCGGGCGAGATCGGTCACGTCGTCGTCGGCACCGACGGCGGCCCGCGTTGCGCGTGCGGCAAGCACGGCTGCCTCGAGGTCTGGCTCGCCGTCCCCCGTCTCGTCGCCCGGCTCGAGGCTGCGGCGTCCGAGGGCGACGAGGCATCCGCCCGTGAAGCGATCCTGCGCGAGGCCGGGCGTCGTCTCGGCATCGTGCTCGCGCCCGTCGTGGGCGCCCTCAACCTGGCGGAGGTCGTGCTCAGCGGCCCCGCCGAACTGCTCGACGGCGCGTTCCACAGCGCAGTCGTCGAAACGCTCCGTGGCCGGACGATGGTGGAACAGCACCGCGATCTCCGGCTGCGGATGACCACGCATGGGCAGGACATCGTCTTGCGCGGCGCGGCCGTCATGGTCCTGTCTGGACAACTCGGGGTCTCGTAG